In one Pseudodesulfovibrio tunisiensis genomic region, the following are encoded:
- a CDS encoding sensor histidine kinase, translating into MTDFAYDSLGTCYWDGNETGFNIGIVGNRSGFDAILDVIFNNAFHEFFPDMRLVALSELNFPLRPHQNVTVPVYRSWQAMLDKHHDINLVVELTGSQRKLTNIRRNLPDDVSLMDHREVVFFCGLHDMALVKGHFRDDSERQRVLLKSIIDEIREDIFLLDKSGNVVDLNRPVWQRAGLRRKDLLGHQCWEAARLPDGSAFCDCLVPSCPFYRTLASETKDEAMMTRVDRNGQLRYYRIYSYPLFDIRGHMTHVMIMHRDITDRTYREKHQQKRERLAVVGEMSTYLAHEIRNPLFAIGGFANSLFKSKTISDKDREKAAILVEETKRLDTMLTSMLKFVRPTASADEASDLCAVLKDTIELMSIGYAGQGYEFEVHCSQEMPKVAGSAETIKQCLVNLIKNALEAMPSGGIVEVTAELRGDSVALAVHDTGTGMSEKEMDRAFSPFFSTKNGGSGLGLAMIKKIVEELGGSVRLESRQGQGTTVTLLLPPAMASVVRNVN; encoded by the coding sequence TAGGCAATCGGTCCGGATTCGACGCCATTCTCGACGTGATTTTCAACAATGCATTTCACGAGTTTTTTCCGGACATGCGGCTCGTGGCCCTGTCCGAACTGAATTTTCCCCTGCGGCCGCATCAGAATGTGACCGTGCCCGTGTACCGTTCGTGGCAGGCCATGCTGGACAAGCATCACGACATCAATCTGGTTGTGGAACTGACCGGAAGCCAGCGCAAGCTGACCAACATCCGGCGGAACCTGCCGGACGACGTGTCCCTGATGGATCATCGGGAGGTCGTGTTCTTCTGCGGCCTGCATGACATGGCGCTGGTCAAGGGGCATTTCCGGGACGACTCGGAACGGCAGCGCGTCCTGCTCAAGTCCATCATCGATGAAATCCGCGAGGACATTTTCCTGCTGGACAAGTCCGGCAACGTGGTGGACCTGAACCGGCCCGTGTGGCAGCGCGCGGGATTGCGGCGCAAGGATTTGCTCGGGCATCAGTGCTGGGAGGCGGCCCGGCTGCCGGACGGTTCCGCATTCTGCGACTGTCTGGTGCCTTCCTGTCCCTTCTATCGGACCCTTGCAAGCGAAACCAAGGACGAGGCCATGATGACCCGCGTGGATCGCAATGGCCAACTCCGCTACTACCGCATCTATTCCTATCCGCTTTTCGACATTCGGGGGCATATGACCCACGTGATGATCATGCATCGCGACATCACGGACCGCACCTATCGGGAAAAGCATCAGCAGAAGCGTGAACGTCTGGCCGTGGTCGGAGAAATGTCCACGTATCTTGCCCATGAAATTCGCAACCCCTTGTTCGCCATTGGCGGATTCGCCAATTCCCTGTTCAAGTCCAAAACCATATCGGACAAGGACAGGGAAAAGGCGGCGATTCTCGTGGAGGAGACCAAGCGTCTCGATACCATGCTTACCAGCATGCTCAAGTTCGTGCGGCCTACCGCGAGTGCGGATGAAGCCTCGGACCTGTGCGCCGTGCTCAAGGATACCATAGAACTCATGTCCATTGGTTACGCCGGGCAGGGCTATGAGTTCGAAGTCCACTGTTCGCAGGAAATGCCCAAGGTGGCCGGGAGCGCGGAAACCATCAAGCAGTGTCTGGTCAATCTGATCAAGAATGCTCTTGAGGCCATGCCGTCCGGCGGGATTGTCGAAGTGACCGCGGAATTGCGCGGCGATTCCGTTGCTCTGGCTGTTCATGATACCGGAACCGGCATGTCCGAAAAGGAAATGGATCGTGCGTTCAGCCCGTTCTTTTCCACCAAGAACGGAGGTAGCGGACTCGGGCTGGCCATGATCAAGAAGATCGTGGAGGAGCTGGGCGGTTCGGTCCGGCTGGAAAGTCGTCAGGGGCAGGGCACCACCGTGACTCTGCTTTTGCCGCCAGCCATGGCTTCCGTGGTTCGCAACGTGAACTGA